A region from the Streptosporangium sp. NBC_01756 genome encodes:
- a CDS encoding epoxide hydrolase family protein, whose protein sequence is MSTEIRPFRIDVPQADLDDLDDRLARTRWPRQLPGEGWSRGVPVGYLKDLAEYWRSGYDWSAHEARLNRFPQFVTEIDGQHVHFLHVRSPEPGALPLILAHGWPNSFVEFTELIGPLTDPRSHGGDPSQAFHVVIPSIPGFGFSAPPRGTGWSVTRVARMWAELMRRLGYARYGTQGGDLGAYVAPEVAKVDPEHVAGVHINAGFGFPTEKDVPELTPEEHEQYVQMQQWAGGGVDHHRLLRAAPQTFSYGWHDSPTALLAWHLQKLWEFAGTAYLPDEAIDRDLILTNAALYWLTGTSGSSSWFMYESSEFAWPEGQSEVPTGVYCGPPAIRRLAERHNTVIHWPDSNPVGHHFLAMDVPESLAADIREFFGKVR, encoded by the coding sequence ATGAGCACCGAGATCCGCCCCTTCCGCATCGACGTCCCCCAGGCCGACCTGGACGACCTGGACGACCGGCTGGCCCGTACCCGCTGGCCCCGGCAACTGCCCGGCGAGGGATGGAGCCGCGGTGTGCCGGTCGGCTATCTCAAGGACCTGGCCGAGTATTGGCGCAGCGGGTACGACTGGAGTGCCCATGAGGCGCGGCTGAACAGGTTTCCGCAGTTCGTGACCGAGATCGACGGTCAGCACGTGCACTTCCTGCACGTGCGCTCTCCTGAGCCCGGCGCCCTGCCGCTCATCCTCGCCCACGGCTGGCCGAACTCGTTCGTGGAGTTCACCGAGCTCATCGGCCCCCTCACCGACCCCCGCTCCCACGGCGGCGACCCGTCCCAGGCGTTCCACGTCGTCATACCGTCGATACCCGGGTTCGGGTTCTCCGCGCCGCCGCGCGGGACCGGCTGGAGCGTCACACGCGTGGCGCGGATGTGGGCGGAGCTGATGCGCCGCCTCGGCTACGCGCGCTACGGCACGCAGGGCGGAGACCTCGGCGCCTACGTCGCACCGGAGGTCGCCAAGGTCGACCCCGAGCACGTCGCCGGGGTTCACATCAATGCCGGGTTCGGCTTCCCCACCGAGAAGGACGTTCCCGAGTTGACGCCCGAGGAGCATGAGCAGTACGTGCAGATGCAGCAGTGGGCGGGCGGCGGCGTCGACCACCACCGTCTGCTGCGCGCCGCGCCGCAGACCTTCTCCTACGGCTGGCACGACTCCCCGACGGCCCTGCTGGCGTGGCACCTGCAGAAGTTGTGGGAGTTCGCCGGCACGGCCTACCTGCCCGATGAGGCCATCGACCGGGACCTGATCCTGACGAACGCGGCCCTGTACTGGCTGACCGGGACGTCGGGCTCTTCCTCGTGGTTCATGTACGAAAGCAGCGAGTTCGCCTGGCCGGAAGGGCAGTCGGAGGTACCGACCGGTGTCTACTGCGGGCCGCCGGCGATCCGCCGCCTGGCCGAGCGCCACAACACCGTCATCCACTGGCCCGACAGCAACCCCGTAGGACACCACTTTCTCGCCATGGACGTTCCCGAGTCGCTCGCGGCCGACATCCGCGAGTTCTTCGGCAAGGTCCGCTGA
- a CDS encoding helix-turn-helix transcriptional regulator encodes MSDTPARLLHLLSLLQTPREWPGSELADRLRVSPRTIRRDIDRLRELGYPVQASMGAVGGYRLAAGAAMPPLLLDDEEAVAVAVGLRTAAGQPVNGIEEASVRALAKLEQVLPSRLRHRVGALGTAMVSMPGGSGPGVDPRILTVLAGAVANRERLRFAYQAGDGNQSRRLVEPYRLVAASRRWYLLAYDNDREDWRIFRVDRIDDPRPTGVRVAARELPEQDAVAFVTRRMYSMAPTYEVVATVHLPARQVAHRLGVAPGDVQPLDERSCRLHEYSDTLEWLASRLLMLGCEFEVHEPPELLAYLRALGARATRAAGEPGGTRPQPGRP; translated from the coding sequence ATGAGCGACACCCCGGCACGGCTGCTCCACCTGCTGTCCCTGCTGCAGACCCCGCGTGAATGGCCCGGCAGTGAGCTGGCCGATCGTTTGCGGGTGAGCCCCCGGACGATCCGCCGCGATATCGACCGCCTGCGCGAGCTGGGGTATCCGGTGCAGGCGTCGATGGGGGCGGTGGGCGGCTACCGGCTCGCCGCGGGCGCGGCGATGCCGCCGCTGTTGCTGGACGACGAGGAGGCGGTGGCCGTCGCGGTCGGCCTGCGCACCGCGGCCGGGCAGCCGGTGAACGGCATCGAGGAGGCGTCGGTGCGGGCCCTGGCCAAGCTGGAGCAGGTGCTGCCGTCCCGGCTGCGCCATCGGGTCGGCGCGCTCGGCACCGCCATGGTCTCGATGCCGGGCGGGAGCGGGCCGGGCGTCGACCCGCGGATCCTGACGGTGCTCGCCGGGGCCGTCGCCAACCGCGAACGCCTGCGGTTCGCCTACCAGGCGGGCGACGGGAACCAGAGCAGGCGTCTGGTCGAGCCGTACCGTCTGGTGGCGGCCTCGCGCCGCTGGTACCTGCTGGCCTACGACAACGACCGGGAGGACTGGAGGATCTTCCGCGTCGACCGGATCGACGATCCGCGACCGACCGGCGTACGGGTCGCGGCCCGCGAACTGCCCGAGCAGGACGCGGTCGCCTTCGTCACCCGCAGGATGTACTCGATGGCACCCACCTACGAGGTGGTGGCGACCGTGCACCTTCCCGCCCGCCAGGTGGCGCACCGGCTCGGCGTCGCCCCGGGCGACGTGCAGCCGCTCGACGAGCGCAGTTGCCGCCTGCACGAGTATTCCGACACCCTGGAGTGGCTGGCCTCGCGGCTGCTCATGCTCGGTTGCGAGTTCGAGGTGCACGAGCCGCCGGAGCTGCTGGCGTATCTCCGCGCGCTGGGCGCCCGCGCCACCCGCGCCGCCGGAGAGCCCGGAGGAACGCGACCTCAGCCAGGTCGCCCCTGA
- a CDS encoding PadR family transcriptional regulator → MSLRHALLGLLAQGPASGYDLLKIFEISLANVWPATQSQVYSELSRLADAGLVKAAAEGPRGRKEYSIAEPGLAELRHWLTEVEPVRARRSEMLLRVFFLGQVRSDQARDYLRQQAEAARSQQEELTALKGVVGQGEDDLSVYGRLALEWGLRFSRMQREWAEWAGDEVGGEAGAPSGQGRPG, encoded by the coding sequence ATGAGCCTCCGACACGCACTGCTGGGCCTGCTCGCCCAGGGACCCGCGAGCGGCTACGACCTGCTGAAGATCTTCGAAATCTCCCTGGCCAACGTCTGGCCCGCCACGCAGAGCCAGGTCTATTCCGAGTTGTCGCGCCTCGCCGACGCCGGGCTGGTGAAGGCCGCCGCCGAAGGACCGCGCGGCCGCAAGGAGTACAGCATCGCCGAGCCGGGGCTGGCCGAGCTCCGCCACTGGCTGACGGAGGTCGAGCCGGTCCGCGCCAGGCGCAGCGAGATGCTGCTGCGCGTTTTCTTCCTGGGGCAGGTCCGTTCCGATCAGGCACGCGACTATCTACGGCAGCAGGCGGAGGCGGCGCGGAGCCAGCAGGAGGAGCTGACGGCACTGAAGGGAGTCGTCGGCCAGGGCGAGGACGATCTCTCCGTCTACGGCCGGCTCGCCCTGGAGTGGGGGCTGCGGTTCAGCCGGATGCAGCGCGAGTGGGCCGAGTGGGCCGGCGACGAGGTCGGGGGAGAGGCAGGGGCACCGTCCGGTCAGGGGCGACCTGGCTGA
- a CDS encoding alpha/beta fold hydrolase — MPEAKLHDGATIDVEVRGAGPTLLLPVNPRPVEGPQADEMRKWGADPALGHSLIEGLSDVFQVVAFDYEGHVLGTPKPDTLTPDNVTGDLLAVADAVGADRFAYYGYSWLALSGLQLAIRTGRLSALVMGGFPPVGGPYGEMLRVTMATHEMSVAAESAPTTPKTPNEPGDWSSVEVSMTRAQTQQFVTLYQALQGFDDRSAQTRISCPRLCFVGSADEIEYGERWGDVRVSMAGAITSRRAELETLGWDVRVLDGLDHTGAMQAAHVVPILRPWLISKVGVEDLRAAPPGGRP, encoded by the coding sequence ATGCCCGAAGCGAAACTGCATGACGGAGCCACGATCGACGTGGAGGTCCGCGGTGCCGGCCCCACTCTGCTGCTCCCGGTCAATCCACGTCCGGTCGAAGGACCCCAGGCTGACGAGATGCGGAAGTGGGGTGCCGATCCGGCCCTGGGACACTCCCTCATCGAAGGCCTCAGCGACGTGTTCCAGGTGGTCGCCTTCGACTATGAGGGCCACGTCCTGGGCACCCCCAAACCGGACACGCTGACGCCCGACAACGTCACCGGCGACCTGCTCGCCGTGGCCGACGCCGTGGGGGCCGACCGGTTCGCCTACTACGGATACTCCTGGCTCGCGCTGAGCGGGCTTCAGCTCGCGATCCGGACCGGCCGTCTCTCGGCGCTCGTGATGGGCGGCTTCCCGCCGGTCGGCGGGCCGTACGGGGAGATGCTGCGCGTGACCATGGCGACCCATGAGATGTCGGTCGCCGCCGAGAGCGCCCCCACGACCCCGAAGACACCGAACGAGCCCGGCGACTGGTCGTCGGTGGAGGTGTCGATGACACGAGCCCAGACCCAGCAGTTCGTCACGCTGTACCAAGCGTTGCAGGGGTTCGACGACCGATCCGCCCAGACGCGGATCAGCTGCCCGCGCCTGTGTTTCGTGGGTTCGGCGGACGAAATAGAGTACGGCGAGCGCTGGGGCGACGTACGTGTGAGCATGGCGGGAGCGATCACGAGCCGACGCGCCGAGCTCGAAACCCTCGGCTGGGACGTGCGCGTTCTGGACGGGCTCGACCACACAGGGGCCATGCAGGCCGCTCACGTCGTGCCGATCCTGCGTCCGTGGCTCATCTCCAAGGTCGGCGTGGAGGATCTCCGGGCGGCTCCGCCTGGAGGCCGCCCATGA
- a CDS encoding TetR/AcrR family transcriptional regulator, translating into MAVFAGQGDVRRSMALLWRTPGREATRSAPGPRPGLSVDVIVDAAIAVADEQGMAALSMRAVGERLGRTGMALYTYVPSKGELVDLMYDRAHAELPTGYEPAAGWRAAVTSWAWDAWAFYLRHPWVLQVSQARPALGPNEYVMLETVLTVLRATGLEAGVLRRVVGTLFHFVRGAAQTVAETRQAPAATGVSDEEWWHARSALLKEVAPDFAERFPMVTWLENEGASRLADEEEEEEGVPYLEREAKETFRVGLTVLLDGIEAAVSRAGGPGPG; encoded by the coding sequence TTGGCCGTATTCGCCGGACAGGGTGACGTGCGCCGTTCGATGGCCCTGCTGTGGCGCACCCCGGGGCGGGAGGCGACGCGCAGCGCTCCGGGGCCCCGGCCCGGGCTGAGTGTGGACGTGATCGTGGACGCGGCGATCGCCGTCGCCGATGAGCAGGGGATGGCGGCGCTGTCCATGCGCGCGGTGGGCGAACGGCTCGGCCGTACGGGCATGGCCCTGTACACCTACGTGCCCAGCAAGGGCGAACTGGTCGACCTGATGTACGACCGCGCCCACGCCGAGCTGCCCACCGGCTACGAGCCGGCCGCGGGGTGGCGGGCGGCCGTGACGTCCTGGGCCTGGGATGCCTGGGCGTTCTACCTGCGGCACCCGTGGGTGCTGCAGGTGTCGCAGGCCCGGCCGGCGCTGGGCCCCAACGAGTACGTCATGCTCGAGACGGTGCTGACCGTCCTGCGCGCGACCGGGCTGGAGGCCGGCGTGCTGCGGCGCGTCGTCGGGACACTGTTCCACTTCGTGCGGGGGGCGGCGCAGACGGTCGCGGAGACCCGGCAGGCCCCGGCGGCGACAGGGGTGTCCGATGAGGAGTGGTGGCACGCCCGTTCGGCTCTGCTGAAGGAGGTCGCCCCCGACTTCGCCGAGCGGTTCCCGATGGTGACCTGGCTGGAGAACGAGGGGGCGTCCCGGCTCGCGGACGAGGAGGAAGAGGAGGAGGGGGTGCCCTATCTGGAGCGAGAGGCGAAGGAGACTTTCAGGGTCGGGCTCACCGTCCTGCTTGACGGGATCGAGGCGGCCGTGAGCAGGGCCGGGGGACCGGGGCCGGGGTGA